A window of Mycobacterium bourgelatii genomic DNA:
GCGTTTCTGTCCGGGCTGTCCGGACCCGTCCGGGACGATCCCGTGGCGACCATGTCGGCGCGATTGTCGGCGCTTCCCTACCAGCCCCGCACCATTGACGCCGATTCGCTGGTCGCCTGCACCGTGCCGCCGAAGGCATTGCGCGGCTAGGAGCTCAGGGGTCTGGCACCCCGCCGCCACATTGACTCTGCGCCCAGGGCGACGAAGTGCGAGTAACCACCGCCCAAACCGCAGCATCAACGCAGGACAGGCACGATCGGCTATTCCCATTACACGTACCAGGCCTTAGCGTCTTCGGCGTGGCGACCGATCTGCTCAAGCCGCCGCCGCGGGCCCTCGTCTCGGCGGCGCGCAGCTCCGTAGGCGACATCTGGCGTCCGGTGGCGACCGGCGGCTACCGCGATCTGCGTCGGCCGCATCCGCGCTCGGCGCCCGCGGCGCTGCCGCGCACGACATTCGACCCCACGCTGGCGCGGAACATCCCGGACCCGTACCCCGATTTCCGGCGGATTCGTGAGCACCCCGTGGTGGTCAATGAGCGGTTGGGCGTGTGGATGCTCGGCCGCTATGACGACGTGCACGCCGCCGTCCGCGCCAACGACAAACTCTCGTCGCGAGACGGCGTCATGCTGCGTTCTTTCGTGGCCAACATGGTGGTATTCGCCGATCCCCCGGATCACACCCGGTTGCGGCACGTCGTCGCGCCGATGTTCAACAAGCGCGCCGTCCAGATCTGGACGACCGACATCCGCGAGTTGGCCCATGAGGCGATCGCGGGGCTGAACGCCGGCAACGTCGTCGACATGGTCCCGGCGCTGACCGTCCCCATGCCGATCAACGTGATCGCCAGAATTCTCGGAATTCCCCGCGAGCAGTGGCCGGGATTTCGGGCGGTGTCGGAAAAGTTCGCGCAGATCTTCGGTCCCCAATCCTTGTCCGGCATGGTGCGCCTCATGGGGAACGCCATGCAGGCGTATCTGCGCCTGCGGTGCTTTTCGGACGCTGAAATGCGCTGCCGCGCAACGGAGCCCGCTGATGATCTGTTGACTCGCCTGCAGGCGGCAACGGTGTCCGGTGAACTCACGGAGCAGGAGGCTTTTCTCTACGTCCTGGTACTGCTGGTGGCCGGCAACGAGACGACCACCAACCTGTTGGGGATGCTGCTCATCAGGCTGGCCGAGGATCCAGAGTTGTTCGCCGAACTCAAGTCCGACCGCAGCCTGCTCCCCGCCGCGGTCGAGGAGACGGCACGCTGGGGCTCGCCGGTTCAGTGGGCGGCCAGGACGGCGATCACCGACTATCACGTCGGCGACACGGTGATTCCCAGGGGCGCAAAGGTGCTGCTGTTCTATGGATCGGCCAACCGCGATCCCGCCAAGTTCGACGACCCCGACCGCTTCGACGTCCACCGCGACACCACCGGACACGTCGCCTTCGGTCACGGGCTGCACTTCTGCATGGGCGCTCATCTCGCCCGGCTTGAGGCGGCTACGGCCATCGACTGCCTGCTCGACGAAGTCGACAGTCTCGAACTGGCCGGTCCCGTGCGGTGGAGCACAACGCCGTCGTTGCGTGGCCCGGTGTCCGTGCCGTTGCGACTCAACCGGCGCTGACGGTCGGGTCTCGCCTGACGGTTGGGACCGTGCGGGCGTGGTTGGCGACGCTAGCATCCCTGCGCCTTGCCACCGAACACGCTGCACCCTAGGGGATTTCATCGTCGTCCCCGTTGCGTAGGAGTTTTTGTGGGTGGTGGAAGGTGTTGGTTCGGGGTTGGCCGTGGTCGAGGTGGGGTGGGGGGATCCATTCGGTGTCGTTGGTGGTGTTTTTGCGGGTGGTCCAGCCTTTGTCGAGCAGGCGGTGGTCGGGGCCGCAGGCGAAGGTCAGGTTGTTGACCTCGGTGGTGTGGCATTGGGCCCAGGCGGTGACGTGGTGGACTTCGCAGTAGTAGCCGGAGACCTCGCAGCCGGGTGCGGAGCAGCCGTGTTCTTTGCCGTAGAGCACGATGCGTTGTCCGGGGGAGGCCAGGCGTTTGCTGTGGTGCAGGGCGATGGCTTTGCCGTTGTCGAATACGGCCAGGTAGTGGTGGGAGTGGCGGGCGAGGCGGATCACATCGGACATGGGTAGCAGGGTGCCGCCGCCGGTGAGGCCGGTGCCGGCGGCGGCTTCGAGTTCCTGCAGGGTGGTGGTGATGATGATGGTGGCCGGCAGCCCGTTGTGCTGGCCGAGGTCGCCGCTGGCCAGCAGGGCGCGCAAACCGGCCAGCAGCCCGTCGTGGTTGCGTTGCCCGGGGCTGCGGGTGTCGGCGGTGATGGCCTCTTGGGAGGGGGTGCCGTCAACGCAGGGTTTCTTCTCGGCGGCGTTGCACATGCCAGGGGCGGCGAGTTTGGCCAGCACCGTTTCGAAGGTGGCGCGCGCTTCGGGGCTCAGGTAGCCGCTGATCGGTGACATTTTGTCGGGGCCTTGTTTGCCGATGATGATGCAGCGTTTGCGGGCGCGGTCTTGTTCTTCGGTGTAGTCGCCGTCGGGGTTGATGGCGTCCATGGTCTTTTGCGCGAGCTTTTCCAGTTGATCGGGCCGGTAGTCACCACCGAGCTTCGACAGGTCGCGGTCGGCTTTGGCGCAGGTGTCCAGATCGACCCCGGTGGGCAGGTGGGCGAAGAACTTGCGGATGATCCGGACGTGGGATTCATCCAGGCGGCCCTGGCGTTGGGCTTCGGCGGTGGCCGGCAACAACGGTTCCAGGGGTTCGCCGTTGATGGCCCGGCGGGGTCCGAGGTCGGCGGCTTCGCCGATCCAGCGGTTGGCTTCCCCGCGGGTGATGCGCACCCGGTTGGCCAGCACCCGCGCCAGCTTGCCGCCCAACTCTTCTTCGCTGGTTTGGGTTTGCAGGTGATGGATCAACGCGTGCCGCGCCACCGGCAACCGGCGCACCTCGGTGATCAACGCCTCTAAGTACTGCAAGCTTTCCCGCCCACTCAACATCTCCGGGCACAGTTCGAGCACGGCCGACACCGCCTCATGCAGCGCGTCATACGCCGCGGCGAACGCCCCTTGGCTACTCGAACTCATGTTCGAATTGTACGTCCGAGGTACGACATTGATGCTGATAAAGCGGCCTGGTCGATGATGGTCGTGGCAGCCGCTGCCCGCGGCGACCCTGCGTCTGACTGACGTCCTGTTGGGTCGTCCTCCAACTGATCTGTCCCACCGGTAAGCGCGTGCTGATCTTTAGCCCCTACGGGACGGACATGACTGTTGATCACCCTGAGTCTGGTTGTCACGGGTGCGGCTTGACGGTACGGAAAGTCCGCTGCGCGAACACTATGCGGCAATTAGGACAAGAGACGCGCATTATCCGACGCGGACGGGCCGGGTGAGACTACGCTCCATTTGCCTTGGCTATCAGAGTCGTCAATAAGACCATCAGGAGGACCGGGCCATGTCGTTCGTGGTCACAGCGCCGGAGGCAGTGACGGCTGCGGCCGGCAACTTGGCCGGCATCGGCTCGACGCTGCAGGAGGCAGCGACCGCCGCCGCTGGCTCCACCACCGGCATCGCCACCGCTGCCGCCGACGAGGTGTCGGTGGCCATCTCGCGGCTGTTCAGCAGCTTCGGCGCGGAATTTCAAGCCGTTAACAACCAAGCGGCCAACTTCCATGCCGAATTCGTACGTTTGCTCAACGGCGGGGCGGCCGCGTACGTCAACGCCGAACTCGCCAACGCCAGGCAGACGGCGAGCGCACTGACCGGGCAAGTCCAGACATTCCTCAACGGCGGAGGCGTGGCCACCGCGGAGACCGCCACCGGCGGCGCCTACGTGCGGCTCTTCGAAAACACGTCTACCAACCTGCGGGCGCTCTTCGCCGCCTGGGAGGCGTACCCGTTCCCGATGCTCCAGGCGGTCGGCGGCAACTGGCTGCGCTACTCGCAGATGATCTCCTACGGAGTTCGCAGCTTCATCGAGAACTTCCCCCAGAACCTCGTCAATCTGCCGTCGGCCGTCCAGACCGGCATCCAAGGGCTCATCAACTTCCCGTTTGCGCAGTACACCCAACAGTTCATCGGCCAGCAGGTCGCCTTCGCCCAGGCCTTCGGCCACACCTTCAACCAGATGATGAACGGCCTGTGGAACGGGCTGCCCGCGTTCCGCACCGGGGTTCACACGTCGATACAGCAGTTCTTCGCGGGCGACTTCAACGCCTCGGTGGCCACCCTCGGTCAGGCCACCGCGAACCTGCTGATCACCGGGTTCGACACCAGCAACGTCGTGGTGACCACTCCGGGTGACAATTCGGTGCTCGCCATAGCCAAACCCGTGCCGCTCGGGCCGCTGGCAGATTTCTTCGCCCTGCTCGACATCGGCGGGCAAGAGGCGCAATACCTGACGAACCTGACATCGGTACCCATCCTCAAGCAGATGTCGCAGAATCTCACCAACGTGCTCGTCGTCTCCACTACCCCGAGCATCGAGGCGGAAATGTACATACCGCCGACGCCCCCGAACCCACCCACTCCATCGATTCCTGACTTCGCCGCCGGAACCCTCAGCGCCTTCTTCGGGATGCCGTTGGTTCTCTCCTATGCGGCGGTGGGTGCGCCGTTCGCCGGACTGAATGCCTTCGCCACCAGCCTGGAGTCGATTCAGCAGGCCCTATGGGCCGGCAACGGTCTGGGCGCACTGGGTGCGCTCATCGACCTTCCGGCGAACACGCTGAACGGCTACCTCAACCTCGCCACCACTTTGGACGTGGCGGTACCGGTCCCGACGGGCCTCCTAGCACCGTTACCGACGGAAATACTGATCACCCTGCACTTGCCGTTCGACGGGATTCTCGTTCCACCCCACCCTGTGACCGCGACGATGACCTTCCCCGGCTGGGTCCCCCCGAATCCGCCTTTCCCACCCCCAAATCCGGTGGAAATCACCGTCTTCGGCACGCCGTTCATGGGGCTGGTTCCCCTGCTGGTCAACTACATACCTCAGCAAGTCGCGCTAGCCATCAGACCGACCGCGTAGCAACAAAACTCACAGGATCGCGACCGCGACCACGAGCCCCAACGCGATCTGCGCTGAAGCCACGATGCGCGACTCGTAGCGGTACTCCTCGGCATGGAACAACGCGTCGACGTCGATGCCGAGCACCAGCGTCGCGATCCGCATCATCCCAACCTGTGCGACGATCCCGACCAACCCGTAGAGCGCCGCGGCCAACAATCCCTCAACCAATTGGCCCGATGCCGAGTAGATGGCCAGCACCACGATCAGCGCCATACTGACCATCCCCGCCGCGGTCACGATGATCGCGTTCGGATTTCCCGCGCTGACCAAACGGCGCAGATGCCCGGGCGTGGTCCAGTCGATGGCATAGAAGCCGATGATCATCAGCACCAGCCCGAGGATCGCGTACAAAACGATGGCACTGACCCCGTGGCCGAGCCGACTCCAATATTCCGGCGCCAGCGCCACGATGGTTGTCGTCATCGATGATCTCCGTTCACTTCAAAGGGATTCGGTGTGGGACGAAAGCTGCGCCGTCGTCGGTGATCAAACCCGCGGTCTCGCGGATGCCCAGGCCGGCGGACGAATCACCGACGATCCAGGCACCCAGCGCGGGTCGCATTCCGTCGAATTCTGGTAAGGGATCCAGCAATTGGTAGACAAAGCCCTCTTCGCCGTAGACGCCCCCGGTCGCCGTCTCCATCCCGGCGCCCACGATGGTGACATTCGCTCCCTCGCGGCCGAGCTTCGGCTTGCGCACGTATTCGGTCAGCTCGTGCGGGTCGTCCAGGTAGGCGGGCAACAGATTCGGATGTCCCGGGTACATCTCCCACAACACCGCCAAGATCGCCTTGTTGGAAAGCAGTGTCTTCCACAACGGCTCGATCCACATCGTCTGCGGCAGACTCGACACCGCGTACTTGCCGAACTCGTCGTCGAGCACCCACTCCCAGGGATACAGCTTGAACATCGCGTGGATCGGCGCCTCTTCCAGGTCGACGAACCGTTCCAGGGCGTTGTCCCAGCCGATGTCCTCGATTATCAGGCCGATGGTCTCGAAGCCGGCTTCGGCCGCGGTCTCCTGCATGTAGGTCGTCGTAATCTGGTCCTCGCCAGTGTATTCCACGCCCGACCAACTCAGATGCAGGTGGTTGGTGGGCAATTGATCGCCCACGACCTTCCATCGGTCAACCAGTTGTTCGTGCAGCGAGTTCCACTGGTCGTCATCGGGGAACTTGTCCTTGAGCCAATACCATTGCAGGATCGCGGCTTCCAACAAGGTCGTCGGCGTATCGGCGTTGTACTCGAGCAGCACCGCCGGCCGTCGCCCGTCGTATCGCAAGTCGAAGCGGCCATAGACATGCGGATCGGAGCGCCGCCATGATTCGGCGATCGCGGGCCAACTCCATTCCGGCAGTCCGAAATCCGCGTACCGCTCCATCAGCACCACTTGCTCGACGGCGTTGAGGCACATCGAGTGGAGCAGTTCGACGTCGGCCTCGAGGGCCAGGATCTCGTCCATCTCGAACTCGTAGTACACCGACTCGTCCCAGTACGGCCGGGCGGCGCCGCTCGCGTCACGTGCCGGCGTGCCATACACCAACCCTTGCGATTCGACGATCGACTGCCAATTAGGCCGCGGGGTCGTCCTGCCGCGCCTCACGAGCCGCTGCTCCCCTTGCCCCCGCCTCCGCCGAAGCCACCGCGCTGAACCGTGGTGCCCGACTTGGTAGTGATGTGTGCGCCCGGGGGACGGGCGGTGGTTCCGCCGATCGGTCGCTGCCCGACCGAACCCCTGCTGCCGTAGTAGTAGCGGTACTGGTGTCCGCCCCAGAAGAAGAACCCGTTCATGCCCGCGGTGTGGCCGGTGCAGTAGCTGTCCGGGACGACCACCGGTTGGCCGTTGGGATCGTCCTGCACACATTGCGCGGTGACATGCTCCGGGGAAAACATCCAATACCCGAAGGCCGCCACCAGACCCACCACGCCCACCGCGGCCGCCGAGCCCATCAGGACCCGCTTCTGCTTGCGACGCTTCTCCTCCGCCGCGCGCCGCGCCTCCTCGAATGCGCGCTGCTTCTCCTCGAACTTCCTGCGTGCCCGCAGCTCCGCTGGTGTCGGCGGGCGGGGCTTGGTCGTCTCCGCGTCCTGGAACTTGACGCTGCCGGGGGTCCCCGGCGGACGTGACTTGGTGGGTCTGGCCCGCTTATCTTGGTCGGCCGACTTCCATGGCTGCGATATCCTCGGCCCCTCCGACGGCTCATCCGTCGACTTGAGCCCCTCCGGTGTTTTGTCCCCCGACTGAGGCGGTTGCGCGTCAGGTTGTTCGCTGGACGCGCTCTCCTCGGACCCGCCCTTGCCTGGTGGGTCTTCGTCGTCCCCCACTAGCTGTCCTCCGGTCGATTCGGGCCGTGCGCGGCGACATCACGCACGCGGGCTCTCTTCCATACCACCATTGGCTGCCGACCTAACGCCACCACCGCTCCAGAACTCGTGCGACGCCGTCCTCGCTGTTGGGGGCCGTGACCTCGTCGGCGGCGGCGAGCGCGGCGGGGTGCGCATTGGCCATCGCCACCCCACGACCCGCCCACAGCAGCATCGGCACGTCATTGGGCATATCGCCGAACGCCACCACGGCCGCGTCCGGAATGCCCAGCGGATCGGCGACCTCGCGGACACCCGTGGCTTTGCTGATGCCGCGCGGCACGATCTCTATCAAGCCGTTGTTGGTCGAGTACGTCAGGTCGCCCTCGGTACCGATATGCCCAGCCAGTTCGGCCGCCATATCGGCGCTGGTTGCGCCCGCCTTGCGGATCAGCAGCTTGATCGCCGGCGCACTGAGCAAGTCCTCGACGGACACCTCGGTGTTGTCCGGATTGAGCCAGGCGTGCTCGTAGCCCGGTGAGCTGACGAACTGGGGGGACGCCGTGTCGTGCGCGCGTTCACCGATCCGCTCGACGGCCAGCCCAGCGCCGGGTATCACCCGCGTCGCGATCTCCGCCAACTGCGCCAAGGTGTCGACGGACAGCGTGCGCGCTGACACCACGGTGTCGGTGGAGGGGTCATAGATGACTGCGCCATTGGCGCACACCGCCATCGGAGCAAAGCCGAGCTCCTCGACGACGGGCCGGATCCAGCGCGGCGGGCGGCCGGTGGCTATGACGAACTGGGCGCCGTCGGCAACCGCGGCGTGCACCGCGGCCCGAGTGCGGGGGGAGACGGTTTCGTCGTGATTGAACAAAGTGCCGTCTACGTCGCAGGCGATGAGAGCCGGCCGCTGGGCCGGCGACGCGTTTGATGTTGTCAGCGCGATCTACCTCGGTCGGGTTTGGCTCGGCTCACGCCGTCGTGCCCGCGCTTCTGCATCCGCTCCGCGAGTTCGGCGATGCGGAATTCCCTGGACTCCTCGGGGGTCGGCGCGCTGCCGCCCAGTCGGCGCGGCACCCAATATTCCCCCGGCGGATGCGGGTATTCCTCCTGCACCTGGTAGAGCATCGTGTTCATCACCTGGCGCAAGGCGCGATTGAACGTTTCAAGGTCGCCTTGCGGCCACATCGGGGCTCCGATTTTCACGGCGATCGGAACCTTGTTGCGGAACAGCTTCTTCGGGTGGTCTTTAGGCCAAATCCGGTGTGCCCCCCAAACAATCATCGGGATAATCGGCACCCGCGCCTCGATCGCCATCCGCGCCGCACCGGTCTTGAATTCGCGCAGTTCGTAACTGCGACTGATCGTTGCCTCCGGATGCAACCCGACGATTTCGCCCTCGCGTAACCGCTGCACCGCAACGGCGTACGCCTCGTGGCCCAGAGAGCGGTCGACCGGGATGAGCTGGGTGTGCTTGATCACGTAGTTGACGGCTTTGACGTCCTGCATTTCCGCCTTGATCATGAATCGAAGCCGCCGCTTGCGCTCCAGCGCGGCCAGCGAGGCGGGAATCCAGTCCACGTAGCTGGTGTGATTCAGCGTGATCAGGGCGCCACCGTGGCTAGGAATGTGCTCGAGGCCCTCGTAATTGATCTTGTTCCCGTTCAGCGCAACTACCGATGGAACAAAAAATTCCATGAATCGGAAAAACGGTTCCGCCATGCCCTGATTATCCTTCCCCCGACCTTGAATGATGCTGTGAACGGCTAACCAACTCGGCCGCGTCCAACTGAGCCGCCTCGGCCAGCGTGGGGGCACTACCACCGAGCCGGCGCGGCACCCACCACGCGCCGGCCTCCATTGGATAGCTCTCCTGCACGCGGTGCAGGAGCGTGTTCATCGCGTCACGCAGCATTTGGTTGGTCGTCGCGATGTCCTCGGCGGCCCGAAACGGCGGACCAGCCGCCACCGTCACCGGTATCTTCTTGCGGCCTAGTTGACGTGGATGGTCCTTGGTCCAGATCCGCTGTGCACCCCAGACGATCAGCGGGATGATCGGGACGTCCGCTTCGATGGCCATGCGCGCGGCGCCCGTCTTGAAATCCTTCAGCTCGAAGCTACGGCTGATCGTGGCCTCCGGATAGACCGCGACCAACTCGCCGTCCCGTAGCGCCTGCACCGCGTGGACGTACGCATCCGCGCCCGAGCTGCGTTCGACGGGAATGGCCCCGTTCTTCTTGATCAGAAAGTTGACGATCTTCACCTTCTGCATCTCGGCCTTGAGCATGTACCTCAACCGGCGGTGTCGGCGGCGCATGATCAACCCAGCCGGGAGAAAGTCGACGTAGCTGGTGTGGTTGATCGCGATCACGGCGCCCCCGCGTTCGGGGATGTTTTCTTCCCCGACGTAGGTGATCTGCGCTCTGGTCGCCAGCACCAGCAGCTTGGCCAGCTCTTCGCAGGCGCGGTAAATCGGCTCCGCCACGGATCACTGCTCCGGTGCTCGGGCGGGATGAGCCCGCTCGGCGCGCAGCGCCGCCTTCATTGCCGCCTCCTCCGCGTCCATTTGCGCCGCCTCGGCCAGCGTGGGGGCACTACCACCCAACCGGCGCGGCACCCAGAACTCACCCGCCGGATGCGGCCCGTACTGTTCCTGCGCCTGGAGAAGCAAGTGCTGCATTCGCGAATGCAGCAGAGCACTCAGTTCGCCGACCGGGAGGGTGGGTTCGATCGGTTCGCCGACCACCACCTGAATCGGCACCTTCGGGCGAAGCAGTTTTTTCGGGTGGCCCTTGGTCCACACGCGCTGCGCGCCCCAGACGATGTGCGGAAGAATCGGCACCCCGGCCTCGATCGCCATTCGGGCGGCGCCGCTCTTGAACTCCTTGATCTCGAAGCTGCGGCTGATCGTCGCCTCCGGGTAGACGCCCACCAACTCGCCGGCTTTGAGCCTCTCGACCGCCGCATCAAACGAAGCGCCACCGCTCGCTCGATCCACCGGAATGTGCCGCAGCGAACGCATGATCGGCCCGGTGATCTTGTGGTCGAACACCTCCTGCTTGGCCATGAACCGCACTTTGCGATGCAGGCCCTGCTGATAGAAGGGCAGGCCCGCCAGCATGAAGTCGAGGTAGCCGGTGTGGTTGATGGCGACGACGGCGCCGCCGCTGGTCGGCAGGTTCTCCACGCCGGTCACAGTGATCTTGAGACCCTGTACTCGAAATATCAGGCGGGCGATCTGGATGACAGTGCCGTATACCGGTTCCACAGCAGTTCAGCCTAGTGCTCGTGCCAGAAGTGGGTAAAACCCGAAGTCGGAGGGGGTGGCGGTTGTCCTTTCCGTCGTCGCCGCCGGAGGTGCCTGAGGTCGTACACCGGCTGGCCGCCGGGCGGCCGGTGCGCGCAATCTGGCTCAACGAGTTGGGCGGCGTCACCTTCCGGGTGGGCGCCGGCGCCGAGTACATCAAGGTTGCCAAGGAGTGGGCCGACTTCCCGAACGAAGCACGACGGCTCCGCTGGGCCGGCCAGTACATCCCGGTGCCGGAGGTCCTGGATTTCGGGGCCGACGGGGACTGGTCGTGGCTGCGCACCCGCGGCCTGCCCGGCTTGTCCGCGGTGCACCCCCGCTGGCGGGCCAACCCGGAGCTCGCGGTCCGCGCGATCGGGGTGGGGTTGCGCACCCTGCACGACAGCCTGCCCGTGTCGTCGTGTCCGTTCGACTGGTCGGTCCAGGCGCGGCTGCCGGTGCTGCACCCGGCGCACCGCGCCAACCTTCCCGAACCACCGCCGATCGATCGGCTGGTCGTCTGCCACGGTGACGCGTGCGCGCCGAACACCTTGCTCGACGAGGCCGGCCGGTACTGCGGCCACGTCGACTTCGGCGAGCTCGGCGTGGCTGACCGGTGGGCCGATCTGGCGGTGGCCGCCCTTTCGCTGGGCTGGAACTACCCCGGCCGCAACTGGGAGGCGGAACTGTTCGCCGCCTACGGCATCGAGCCCGACCCGCCGCGCATCGACTACTACCAGCGGCTGTGGCAAGACCCCGACCTTTGAGATTCAAGCTAAGCTCGTGGCGGAATCCAACCGTCTTTGAAAACGGATTTGAAAGGCATTTGTGCAGGTCACAAGCGTCGGCCACGCCGGCTTTCTGATTCAGACCCGGGCGGGCAGCATCCTCTGCGACCCCTGGGTCAACCCCGCGTACTTCGCGTCGTGGTTTCCCTTTCCCGACAACAGCACGCTGGATTGGGACGCCCTGGGCGACTGCGACTACCTGTACGTCTCGCATCTGCACAAGGACCACTTCGACGCCAAGCTGCTCACCGAGCACGTCAACAAGGACGCGGTCGTCCTGCTGCCCGATTTCCCGGTGCCCGACCTGCAAAACGAGTTGCGGAAGCTGGGCTTTCACCGGTTCTTCGAGACCACGGACTCCGTCCAGCACCAGCTGTCGGGCCCCAAGGGCGACCTCGACATCATGATCATCGCCCTGCGCGCCCCCGCCGACGGCCCGATCGGTGACTCGGCACTGGTCGTTTCCGACGGCGAGACGACGGTCTTCAACATGAACGACGC
This region includes:
- a CDS encoding lysophospholipid acyltransferase family protein, giving the protein MAEPFFRFMEFFVPSVVALNGNKINYEGLEHIPSHGGALITLNHTSYVDWIPASLAALERKRRLRFMIKAEMQDVKAVNYVIKHTQLIPVDRSLGHEAYAVAVQRLREGEIVGLHPEATISRSYELREFKTGAARMAIEARVPIIPMIVWGAHRIWPKDHPKKLFRNKVPIAVKIGAPMWPQGDLETFNRALRQVMNTMLYQVQEEYPHPPGEYWVPRRLGGSAPTPEESREFRIAELAERMQKRGHDGVSRAKPDRGRSR
- a CDS encoding HNH endonuclease signature motif containing protein: MSSSSQGAFAAAYDALHEAVSAVLELCPEMLSGRESLQYLEALITEVRRLPVARHALIHHLQTQTSEEELGGKLARVLANRVRITRGEANRWIGEAADLGPRRAINGEPLEPLLPATAEAQRQGRLDESHVRIIRKFFAHLPTGVDLDTCAKADRDLSKLGGDYRPDQLEKLAQKTMDAINPDGDYTEEQDRARKRCIIIGKQGPDKMSPISGYLSPEARATFETVLAKLAAPGMCNAAEKKPCVDGTPSQEAITADTRSPGQRNHDGLLAGLRALLASGDLGQHNGLPATIIITTTLQELEAAAGTGLTGGGTLLPMSDVIRLARHSHHYLAVFDNGKAIALHHSKRLASPGQRIVLYGKEHGCSAPGCEVSGYYCEVHHVTAWAQCHTTEVNNLTFACGPDHRLLDKGWTTRKNTTNDTEWIPPPHLDHGQPRTNTFHHPQKLLRNGDDDEIP
- a CDS encoding DUF350 domain-containing protein is translated as MTTTIVALAPEYWSRLGHGVSAIVLYAILGLVLMIIGFYAIDWTTPGHLRRLVSAGNPNAIIVTAAGMVSMALIVVLAIYSASGQLVEGLLAAALYGLVGIVAQVGMMRIATLVLGIDVDALFHAEEYRYESRIVASAQIALGLVVAVAIL
- a CDS encoding lysophospholipid acyltransferase family protein, coding for MEPVYGTVIQIARLIFRVQGLKITVTGVENLPTSGGAVVAINHTGYLDFMLAGLPFYQQGLHRKVRFMAKQEVFDHKITGPIMRSLRHIPVDRASGGASFDAAVERLKAGELVGVYPEATISRSFEIKEFKSGAARMAIEAGVPILPHIVWGAQRVWTKGHPKKLLRPKVPIQVVVGEPIEPTLPVGELSALLHSRMQHLLLQAQEQYGPHPAGEFWVPRRLGGSAPTLAEAAQMDAEEAAMKAALRAERAHPARAPEQ
- a CDS encoding glutathionylspermidine synthase family protein — protein: MRRGRTTPRPNWQSIVESQGLVYGTPARDASGAARPYWDESVYYEFEMDEILALEADVELLHSMCLNAVEQVVLMERYADFGLPEWSWPAIAESWRRSDPHVYGRFDLRYDGRRPAVLLEYNADTPTTLLEAAILQWYWLKDKFPDDDQWNSLHEQLVDRWKVVGDQLPTNHLHLSWSGVEYTGEDQITTTYMQETAAEAGFETIGLIIEDIGWDNALERFVDLEEAPIHAMFKLYPWEWVLDDEFGKYAVSSLPQTMWIEPLWKTLLSNKAILAVLWEMYPGHPNLLPAYLDDPHELTEYVRKPKLGREGANVTIVGAGMETATGGVYGEEGFVYQLLDPLPEFDGMRPALGAWIVGDSSAGLGIRETAGLITDDGAAFVPHRIPLK
- a CDS encoding cytochrome P450 yields the protein MATDLLKPPPRALVSAARSSVGDIWRPVATGGYRDLRRPHPRSAPAALPRTTFDPTLARNIPDPYPDFRRIREHPVVVNERLGVWMLGRYDDVHAAVRANDKLSSRDGVMLRSFVANMVVFADPPDHTRLRHVVAPMFNKRAVQIWTTDIRELAHEAIAGLNAGNVVDMVPALTVPMPINVIARILGIPREQWPGFRAVSEKFAQIFGPQSLSGMVRLMGNAMQAYLRLRCFSDAEMRCRATEPADDLLTRLQAATVSGELTEQEAFLYVLVLLVAGNETTTNLLGMLLIRLAEDPELFAELKSDRSLLPAAVEETARWGSPVQWAARTAITDYHVGDTVIPRGAKVLLFYGSANRDPAKFDDPDRFDVHRDTTGHVAFGHGLHFCMGAHLARLEAATAIDCLLDEVDSLELAGPVRWSTTPSLRGPVSVPLRLNRR
- a CDS encoding PE family protein, with the protein product MSFVVTAPEAVTAAAGNLAGIGSTLQEAATAAAGSTTGIATAAADEVSVAISRLFSSFGAEFQAVNNQAANFHAEFVRLLNGGAAAYVNAELANARQTASALTGQVQTFLNGGGVATAETATGGAYVRLFENTSTNLRALFAAWEAYPFPMLQAVGGNWLRYSQMISYGVRSFIENFPQNLVNLPSAVQTGIQGLINFPFAQYTQQFIGQQVAFAQAFGHTFNQMMNGLWNGLPAFRTGVHTSIQQFFAGDFNASVATLGQATANLLITGFDTSNVVVTTPGDNSVLAIAKPVPLGPLADFFALLDIGGQEAQYLTNLTSVPILKQMSQNLTNVLVVSTTPSIEAEMYIPPTPPNPPTPSIPDFAAGTLSAFFGMPLVLSYAAVGAPFAGLNAFATSLESIQQALWAGNGLGALGALIDLPANTLNGYLNLATTLDVAVPVPTGLLAPLPTEILITLHLPFDGILVPPHPVTATMTFPGWVPPNPPFPPPNPVEITVFGTPFMGLVPLLVNYIPQQVALAIRPTA
- a CDS encoding phosphotransferase, with amino-acid sequence MSFPSSPPEVPEVVHRLAAGRPVRAIWLNELGGVTFRVGAGAEYIKVAKEWADFPNEARRLRWAGQYIPVPEVLDFGADGDWSWLRTRGLPGLSAVHPRWRANPELAVRAIGVGLRTLHDSLPVSSCPFDWSVQARLPVLHPAHRANLPEPPPIDRLVVCHGDACAPNTLLDEAGRYCGHVDFGELGVADRWADLAVAALSLGWNYPGRNWEAELFAAYGIEPDPPRIDYYQRLWQDPDL
- a CDS encoding lysophospholipid acyltransferase family protein, coding for MAEPIYRACEELAKLLVLATRAQITYVGEENIPERGGAVIAINHTSYVDFLPAGLIMRRRHRRLRYMLKAEMQKVKIVNFLIKKNGAIPVERSSGADAYVHAVQALRDGELVAVYPEATISRSFELKDFKTGAARMAIEADVPIIPLIVWGAQRIWTKDHPRQLGRKKIPVTVAAGPPFRAAEDIATTNQMLRDAMNTLLHRVQESYPMEAGAWWVPRRLGGSAPTLAEAAQLDAAELVSRSQHHSRSGEG
- a CDS encoding HAD family hydrolase, with the translated sequence MTTSNASPAQRPALIACDVDGTLFNHDETVSPRTRAAVHAAVADGAQFVIATGRPPRWIRPVVEELGFAPMAVCANGAVIYDPSTDTVVSARTLSVDTLAQLAEIATRVIPGAGLAVERIGERAHDTASPQFVSSPGYEHAWLNPDNTEVSVEDLLSAPAIKLLIRKAGATSADMAAELAGHIGTEGDLTYSTNNGLIEIVPRGISKATGVREVADPLGIPDAAVVAFGDMPNDVPMLLWAGRGVAMANAHPAALAAADEVTAPNSEDGVARVLERWWR